A genomic window from Sphingobacterium spiritivorum includes:
- a CDS encoding SusC/RagA family TonB-linked outer membrane protein: protein MKLLAFFMVLGAMSANAAVHAQKVTLSLKKSTLEKALLEISEQSGHHLLYNPLMLLSSNLVSVNLKNVSLEEALKQCFINQPVVYTINKKTIVVQENLHNSSKDKAIPPKQNEAVQTSISGTVTDSVGPVAGATVSVKGVSGQGTTTNEQGQFKIQIPGSKAALIISMVGYETQTIAVQGGSVLNVRLNRKSTDIEEVVVVGYGTQRKSDLTGSVASINKAQISAFPLAGTAQALQGRAPGVAVSSTNGEPGKTPRVRIRGGTSINASSDPLYVVDGFPGSTPPSPEDVESVEVLKDASATAIYGSRGANGVIMITTKKGKVGKPAIEFNNSLATHKVGKRLELLNASEFASYINDTYINSGNNNIPYPNPDSYGTGTDWQDLIFRTGNLLNNQLAVSGGSDNIRYYTALNHYGQKGVIINSNFRRLSGTSNLDITFSDRIKMGTRLMFNRNYLSGVRTQEAGSGTTTAGVIAAALRFEPTQGVYDANGNYTLKQVGDPHDNAVAVATERQNKVTTDLFQGNTYIAGIVEKSDIPKYVRYTDK, encoded by the coding sequence ATGAAACTATTAGCATTTTTTATGGTGCTTGGGGCGATGTCTGCGAATGCCGCTGTGCATGCCCAAAAGGTAACTTTGTCCCTCAAAAAGTCAACACTTGAAAAAGCGTTGCTTGAGATCAGTGAACAAAGTGGCCACCATTTGCTCTATAATCCACTGATGCTGCTAAGCAGTAACCTTGTATCAGTTAATCTGAAGAATGTATCACTGGAAGAGGCCTTGAAACAGTGTTTTATTAATCAGCCTGTAGTATATACAATTAATAAGAAGACTATTGTTGTACAGGAAAATTTGCACAATTCCTCTAAAGATAAGGCGATCCCTCCCAAGCAAAATGAAGCCGTACAGACCTCAATAAGTGGTACTGTGACAGATTCTGTCGGTCCTGTTGCAGGTGCAACTGTTTCTGTCAAAGGTGTATCAGGTCAGGGAACAACAACAAATGAACAGGGACAGTTTAAAATACAGATACCAGGTTCCAAGGCTGCACTGATTATTAGTATGGTCGGTTATGAAACACAAACGATAGCAGTACAGGGCGGATCTGTCCTTAACGTCAGACTGAATCGCAAGAGTACAGATATTGAAGAGGTAGTGGTGGTAGGCTACGGTACACAGCGCAAAAGTGATCTGACCGGGTCAGTAGCTTCAATAAATAAAGCGCAGATCAGTGCTTTTCCGTTGGCCGGTACAGCACAGGCTCTGCAGGGGCGGGCACCGGGTGTAGCTGTATCCAGTACCAATGGCGAACCGGGAAAAACTCCCCGTGTTCGTATTCGGGGAGGTACCTCTATAAATGCCAGTAGTGATCCTTTATATGTCGTTGACGGATTTCCAGGAAGTACTCCGCCATCTCCTGAAGATGTAGAATCTGTAGAAGTGTTAAAAGATGCTTCCGCGACCGCTATTTATGGATCCAGAGGAGCAAACGGTGTAATAATGATTACAACTAAAAAAGGGAAAGTAGGTAAACCTGCTATAGAATTTAATAATTCTCTGGCGACACATAAAGTCGGTAAAAGACTCGAATTGCTGAATGCATCAGAATTTGCATCTTATATTAATGATACCTATATCAACTCTGGAAATAATAATATTCCATATCCCAATCCCGATAGTTATGGAACAGGTACAGACTGGCAGGATCTGATCTTTCGTACAGGAAATCTGCTTAATAATCAACTCGCTGTTTCGGGAGGCTCGGATAATATTCGTTATTACACAGCATTAAATCATTACGGGCAGAAAGGAGTAATTATTAACTCTAATTTCAGAAGGCTATCCGGAACATCAAATCTGGATATTACTTTTTCTGATCGGATAAAAATGGGAACACGACTAATGTTTAACAGAAACTACTTAAGTGGTGTCCGTACACAGGAAGCCGGTAGTGGCACTACCACGGCTGGGGTAATCGCTGCTGCCTTGCGCTTTGAGCCTACTCAGGGTGTGTACGATGCAAATGGTAATTACACATTGAAACAGGTGGGTGATCCGCATGATAATGCAGTGGCAGTAGCTACGGAACGTCAAAATAAGGTAACTACAGATCTCTTTCAGGGAAATACATACATAGCTGGGATTGTTGAAAAATCTGATATTCCGAAGTACGTTAGGTATACAGATAAGTAA
- a CDS encoding SusC/RagA family TonB-linked outer membrane protein — MKNLIFRSTLGIQISNERTGNYASKALVEGRNVGGIGSIYANKNTNLISENFLTYNQTFNDIHNLTVMAGYSYQSSRNEAWQANNRNFISDSFSFWNLGAGSSYQNAFSNLEDWLMSSFYGRVNYNFKSRYLFTVTGRYDGSSRFGKNNKWAFFPSGAFAWNVKQEPFMQSVETISNLKIRTSYGETGNSEIGSYQSLARFSPTLTTIGGIPVNAVRPTNVANPNLTWETTKQTDAGLDIGFLDNRINLTVDYYYKKTVDLLYQVPLPIYSGFTNSLQNVGSVQNKGWEFGLQTVNLNDKVKWSTDFNITFNRNKILQLPKGDIRYNSIPAHMLSTESQILREGEVVGAFFGWVFDGLYQQGDDFSAQPGKKPGDVRYKDIYGRDASNNLTEGPNGVVNADDRKVIGNPHPDFTFGFNNDLKYKNFDMNIFMQGSYGNDMLNITRMELDWMAGKGNATKNALRRWTPQNTNTDIPRANSANNPEVSSRWIEDGSYLRLKNLALGYNFTEKSLQKIGVKRLRVFFSAQNIWTWTKYSGYDPEVSFQDSNQNIGLDYMSYPNIKSFTFGFNAGF, encoded by the coding sequence TTGAAAAATCTGATATTCCGAAGTACGTTAGGTATACAGATAAGTAATGAGCGTACAGGTAATTACGCCTCTAAAGCACTTGTTGAAGGACGGAATGTCGGAGGTATAGGATCTATCTACGCAAATAAGAATACCAATCTTATAAGTGAAAATTTTCTGACTTACAATCAGACATTCAATGATATTCATAACCTTACTGTGATGGCAGGGTACTCTTATCAAAGCTCAAGGAACGAAGCCTGGCAGGCCAATAATCGTAATTTTATCTCAGATAGCTTTTCTTTTTGGAACTTAGGGGCCGGATCGAGTTATCAGAATGCATTTTCGAATCTGGAAGATTGGCTGATGTCTTCTTTTTATGGACGTGTCAACTATAATTTTAAAAGCCGGTATCTGTTTACAGTCACAGGTCGTTATGACGGATCATCGCGATTTGGGAAAAATAATAAATGGGCATTTTTTCCATCAGGAGCATTTGCATGGAATGTTAAACAGGAACCGTTTATGCAATCTGTTGAGACCATTAGCAACTTGAAGATCAGAACAAGCTATGGTGAAACCGGAAATTCCGAAATAGGATCATACCAGTCACTGGCTCGTTTTTCTCCGACCTTGACTACAATAGGAGGAATCCCGGTAAATGCTGTTCGCCCCACAAATGTTGCCAATCCGAATCTTACCTGGGAAACTACAAAACAAACTGATGCAGGATTGGATATAGGGTTCTTAGATAACAGAATAAACCTGACAGTAGATTATTATTATAAAAAGACTGTTGACCTGCTGTATCAGGTTCCCTTACCTATTTATTCAGGATTTACCAATTCTCTTCAAAACGTAGGAAGTGTACAAAACAAAGGATGGGAATTCGGATTGCAAACGGTTAATCTTAATGATAAGGTAAAATGGAGTACTGATTTTAACATTACATTCAATCGTAACAAAATCCTTCAACTTCCTAAGGGTGATATCCGATATAATAGTATTCCGGCTCATATGTTATCTACCGAATCACAGATTCTTCGCGAGGGAGAAGTTGTCGGAGCCTTCTTCGGATGGGTGTTTGACGGGCTTTACCAACAGGGGGACGACTTTAGTGCACAGCCCGGCAAGAAACCGGGAGATGTCCGGTATAAGGATATTTACGGTCGCGATGCTTCTAATAATCTGACTGAAGGGCCAAATGGTGTAGTCAACGCTGATGATCGTAAGGTTATCGGAAATCCGCATCCGGATTTCACATTTGGATTTAATAATGACTTGAAATACAAAAATTTTGATATGAACATTTTTATGCAGGGATCATATGGTAATGATATGCTGAATATAACCCGTATGGAGCTCGACTGGATGGCAGGAAAAGGAAATGCAACAAAGAATGCCTTGCGAAGATGGACTCCTCAAAATACCAATACGGACATTCCCCGTGCGAATTCGGCAAACAATCCTGAAGTGTCCTCACGCTGGATTGAAGACGGATCTTATCTCCGCCTGAAAAATCTTGCCCTGGGTTATAATTTCACTGAAAAATCTCTTCAGAAGATCGGTGTAAAACGTTTACGTGTATTTTTCAGTGCTCAGAATATATGGACATGGACAAAATATTCCGGATATGATCCGGAAGTAAGTTTCCAGGACTCCAATCAAAATATAGGCCTGGATTACATGAGCTATCCGAATATCAAATCATTCACTTTTGGATTTAATGCCGGATTTTAA